A genomic segment from Yimella sp. cx-51 encodes:
- a CDS encoding IS3 family transposase, with protein sequence MADLRGVSRSGYYAWAERAGRGDRGELSPRDSRRADLVVKIKVAHDASKGVNGAPRITRDLRATGEVVSVKTAAKLMRDNEIRGISPRPWRPVTTIVDHHSHTIPDLVQNVLAG encoded by the coding sequence ATGGCTGATCTGCGGGGAGTGTCCCGGTCGGGGTACTACGCCTGGGCCGAGCGAGCGGGTCGTGGTGACCGCGGCGAGCTGAGCCCCAGAGATTCTCGGCGTGCTGACCTCGTCGTGAAGATCAAAGTCGCCCATGACGCGTCCAAGGGGGTGAATGGTGCCCCGCGGATTACCAGGGATCTTCGCGCGACCGGTGAAGTCGTGTCGGTCAAAACGGCCGCGAAACTAATGCGGGACAACGAGATTCGTGGGATCAGTCCCCGACCGTGGCGCCCGGTGACCACGATCGTTGATCATCACTCACACACGATTCCTGACTTGGTGCAGAACGTGCTCGCGGGGTAG
- a CDS encoding DNA topoisomerase IB: MPRLRKVSPTMRGYTRQRRGKGFSYADADGAALSAEDVERIKALVIPPAWQDVWICPLANGHIQATGMDAAGRRQYLYHPDWRIKRDKMKFDRVLTAAAGLPKARKQIVRDLSGEGMTLDRASATAVRLIDLGYFRIGSDAYADTNGSFGLTTLERRHVKRGRDGLVFKFVGKSGVEHTVTIDDKVAIEALDRMRSRRGGSGRLLAYKNGRSWVDLDAASVNAYLATLFGGDLTAKDFRTWHATVLAAAALAESTENGDSKASRKRAVKAAVEEVATYLGNTPTVARGSYIDPRVLDLYESGTTITVPRTKSIEKRREALEKAVVELLA; encoded by the coding sequence ATGCCGCGGCTTCGGAAGGTCTCGCCGACCATGCGCGGCTACACCCGGCAACGGCGCGGCAAGGGGTTCAGCTACGCGGACGCCGACGGCGCCGCGCTCAGCGCCGAAGACGTCGAGCGGATCAAGGCGCTGGTCATTCCGCCGGCCTGGCAGGACGTTTGGATCTGCCCGCTGGCGAACGGCCACATCCAGGCCACGGGCATGGACGCCGCCGGACGTCGGCAGTACCTCTACCACCCCGACTGGCGGATCAAGCGCGACAAGATGAAGTTCGACCGGGTGCTCACCGCCGCGGCCGGGTTGCCCAAGGCGCGCAAGCAGATCGTCCGCGATCTGAGCGGTGAGGGCATGACGCTCGACCGGGCCAGCGCCACCGCCGTCCGGCTCATAGATCTCGGCTACTTCCGTATCGGCAGCGACGCGTACGCCGACACCAACGGTTCGTTCGGGCTCACCACGTTGGAGCGGCGGCACGTGAAGCGCGGCCGGGACGGGCTGGTATTCAAGTTCGTCGGCAAGTCAGGCGTCGAACACACGGTGACCATCGACGACAAAGTGGCGATCGAGGCGCTTGATCGCATGCGTTCGCGGCGCGGTGGCAGTGGCCGGCTGCTGGCCTACAAGAACGGGCGCTCGTGGGTCGATCTGGACGCAGCGTCGGTGAACGCTTATCTGGCAACGCTTTTCGGCGGCGACCTCACCGCGAAAGACTTCCGCACCTGGCACGCGACCGTGCTCGCGGCCGCGGCGTTGGCGGAGTCGACCGAGAACGGCGACAGCAAGGCGTCCCGCAAGCGCGCGGTGAAGGCGGCCGTCGAGGAGGTGGCCACCTACCTCGGCAATACACCGACGGTGGCGCGTGGTTCGTACATCGATCCGCGGGTGCTCGACCTCTACGAGAGCGGCACGACGATCACCGTGCCGAGGACGAAGAGCATCGAGAAACGCCGGGAAGCGTTGGAGAAGGCAGTGGTCGAACTGCTGGCGTAG
- a CDS encoding Rho termination factor N-terminal domain-containing protein, which produces MAQKKREDPGPSVKDPDLYEALREEGNSKEKSARIANAAANTSRSAIGRKGGKAGDYEDMTKDELLQRARDIGIEGRSRMSKGELIDALREH; this is translated from the coding sequence ATGGCACAGAAGAAGCGTGAAGACCCTGGCCCGTCGGTGAAAGACCCGGACCTGTACGAGGCGCTGCGCGAGGAGGGCAACAGCAAGGAGAAGTCGGCGCGCATCGCGAACGCGGCGGCCAACACGTCCCGCTCGGCGATCGGTCGCAAGGGCGGGAAGGCCGGCGACTACGAAGACATGACGAAGGACGAGTTGCTCCAACGTGCACGCGACATCGGCATCGAGGGGCGTTCGCGCATGAGCAAGGGCGAGTTGATCGACGCGCTGCGGGAGCACTGA
- a CDS encoding Fic family protein: MRLPKRPPTVGLGAFGGSFESLSYALITINVATDPYRPWDRMYWHTPPTGLTREQWWVATRVQRRAQARSLPFTSTSGTAFSYSLPNDVLRPLQEISTRAGGRIGLDEPVTNRATRDRYLVSSLMEEAITSSQLEGATTTRRVAKEMLRSGRRPRTKSEQMIWNNFNAMEYVREHASESITLERIRELHEIVTMNTLDDPADAGRIQQVGDERVYVESLEGEVVHEPPAADELPARLETLCRFASGGAGAADEWVPATVRAIIVHFMLGHDHYFVDGNGRLARAVFYWVMLREKLWLTEFVTISSILKAAPAKYGKAYLYSEYEDDVTHFVIYQLEVLNRAFDHLEAYLAAQVAETQRTRDAVQNSATFNHRQLAIIESALADPDVEYTVHSHGKSHRVSHETARQDLMNLEERGLLTRQRVGRQFVWRRSTDFERLLQGG, encoded by the coding sequence TTGCGCCTCCCCAAGCGCCCACCAACGGTAGGCCTAGGCGCGTTCGGCGGTTCGTTCGAGAGCCTGTCCTACGCACTCATCACCATCAACGTCGCTACCGATCCGTACCGGCCGTGGGATCGCATGTACTGGCATACACCACCCACTGGCTTGACACGCGAGCAGTGGTGGGTGGCCACCCGGGTGCAGCGGCGAGCCCAAGCACGCTCCCTGCCCTTCACGAGTACCTCTGGAACTGCCTTCAGCTATTCGCTCCCCAATGACGTGCTTCGTCCATTACAAGAGATTTCGACACGCGCAGGCGGACGGATCGGCCTGGACGAACCAGTGACGAACCGGGCGACCAGAGACCGCTACCTCGTGAGCTCGCTCATGGAGGAGGCGATCACATCTAGTCAGCTCGAAGGCGCCACCACCACGAGGCGAGTCGCCAAGGAGATGTTGCGCAGCGGACGTCGGCCCCGCACCAAAAGCGAACAGATGATCTGGAACAACTTCAACGCAATGGAGTACGTCAGAGAACACGCCTCGGAGTCCATCACGCTGGAACGGATTCGAGAGTTGCACGAGATAGTCACGATGAACACCCTTGATGACCCTGCTGACGCGGGCCGTATCCAGCAGGTCGGCGATGAGCGTGTGTATGTCGAGTCCCTAGAAGGCGAAGTGGTTCACGAGCCTCCTGCAGCAGACGAGCTCCCGGCGAGATTGGAAACCCTGTGCCGGTTCGCAAGTGGCGGAGCAGGAGCCGCGGACGAGTGGGTACCTGCCACCGTCCGCGCCATCATCGTCCACTTCATGCTCGGGCACGACCACTACTTCGTAGACGGCAACGGTCGCCTGGCGCGAGCCGTCTTCTACTGGGTAATGCTCCGCGAAAAGCTTTGGCTGACGGAGTTCGTCACCATCTCCTCGATCTTGAAGGCGGCGCCCGCCAAATACGGCAAGGCCTACCTGTACAGCGAGTACGAAGACGACGTTACGCACTTCGTGATTTACCAACTCGAGGTACTCAACCGCGCCTTTGACCATCTTGAGGCGTACCTCGCAGCTCAGGTCGCCGAGACGCAAAGAACCCGCGATGCCGTCCAAAACTCCGCAACGTTCAACCACCGCCAGTTGGCGATCATCGAGTCCGCTCTTGCCGACCCCGACGTGGAATACACGGTTCATTCCCACGGCAAGAGCCACCGCGTATCCCACGAGACCGCTCGCCAAGATCTGATGAACCTCGAAGAGCGCGGACTCCTCACGCGGCAGCGCGTGGGGCGTCAGTTCGTTTGGCGGCGATCGACTGATTTCGAACGGCTCTTGCAGGGCGGCTGA
- a CDS encoding organic hydroperoxide resistance protein gives METLYTAEALATGDGRNGHTKTVDGYVDLDLKVPEGMGGPGGAANPEDLFAAGYAACFHGALKKVASLEESKPDLTDSSVGAKVSIGKLDEGGFGLAVDLEVVIPNMEQDAAQALADKAHQVCPYSNATRGNIPVNVTVAQD, from the coding sequence ATGGAGACGCTCTACACCGCTGAGGCACTCGCGACCGGCGACGGCCGCAACGGCCACACCAAGACCGTCGACGGCTATGTCGACCTCGACCTCAAGGTGCCCGAAGGCATGGGTGGCCCCGGTGGCGCGGCCAACCCCGAAGACCTCTTCGCCGCTGGCTACGCCGCGTGCTTCCACGGCGCCCTGAAGAAGGTCGCCTCTCTCGAGGAGAGCAAGCCCGACCTCACCGACTCCTCGGTGGGCGCGAAGGTGAGCATCGGCAAGCTGGACGAGGGCGGGTTCGGCCTCGCCGTCGACCTCGAAGTGGTCATCCCCAACATGGAGCAGGACGCCGCCCAGGCGCTCGCCGACAAGGCGCACCAGGTGTGCCCCTACTCCAACGCGACCCGCGGCAACATCCCGGTCAACGTCACCGTCGCCCAGGACTGA